In Daphnia magna isolate NIES linkage group LG6, ASM2063170v1.1, whole genome shotgun sequence, the following are encoded in one genomic region:
- the LOC116925869 gene encoding serine/threonine-protein kinase SMG1 isoform X1, translated as MDRVLHEEFENGNPQEDGKKMFDPEDYSGTDSDEDEVQYGARRRKPDKAALRGNKLYGDKTQGRGKVLIFSPSPNHENGRGRGRDYIRTRGRGSRGTLSEDHEDGANYSRKNFRSKAYDKSTDLAENFSSEDGRIGRQLRLLSRETDEEVICKICQQLQEAFLLQDNLRYIRYNLIPIANSLIETYKVANSAQARQAISLAISKLGYVSDHDFNSFAKWILSAYQKEANEKVCCSIMDALTEMLKLNEKNSRLKNVDTLLLPGLQSALESADTPDLFESSLNPVLLIAVKNPTSFLPCFRDTVDILVGWFVDPAQPVKVVRSATRALQILRPFWKEDLSFSKTLLSQFLEDLDAYAAETNALLVTPVSPGEDVLAVSLRKIASLLSVFMVVGAQVCVLPETAIFSPGFLNNALLKVSFCAGDLLRQVGKLDETDVEGNALGDTIQFANGCTSLLVGWLGNRVSPEAVKSCFDFLEDQVKSATKYEYPLLISMLQLMTSLAEQHIVSSHLPLETIQSWMEVASWLIRSTRSREVLTHVAKLLRAVVKVKNVSLLIEVYRRLATDLDNCFTTLKENSKGKVHVCSETEENALLLLSPLADLGRSSSLVGMWALEPSLLELLAGKLQPADQIQFLYHNHPALCLGILRVLHCHAKSHSHFVANSCLLINASSGSKNLHGCISPTSGNLSLILNLLADLCLGLHRASTCEASKILILQWSGQLLDTCKPCTSQLNQSELFQRFLSSVVGFCESACSRHPFAVELLLVSLLDLPDITVKTDLASQIAMICINQIRNQSHSSNFLHLLGRFPSQIVQLAICRTKNDLLTGLSLSSWVQNETPITARSSLQFFDLIFKGVPVASFESIYSFYVGSSKNNIAQPTNCDLPLWLAVQSALLCVNSKLRTPLGKAQDTFLAIEDAIKSAAGRPSGQETVTEQNLAQLSRIRLLLSFYEMLEKFMYNAFDGCSIALPLAPKAIRVFFRTNQTTCQEWVNRMGSSALTASVRAGRHASAVRFGLNLLTHWTHSRRAVDIAELENILQQIVQSMIKLGAFQQIRGLKSWILAPKQAEFFQSIDVEFLEAAALQAESKYENAIELYSKIEGQPSTFICSQVIDSYLALSDWEGFAEWKSHAADWLGNVPQQKKQIADLMEAFDRNGQLQWPEKSSSAMEVQWTVDSLMNEAKSGLSMAANQIRSARSVYLAPTSSWKVMEFLVGSSLELLNLTVEDKLTSLLPLAHALSYKNESAYAWMQHTHAVLKGASCTGLKFASSNIGVEWSRWLLWYSSLDRQASDIAIACAEVDLSIVPQARVEGNLRLAERQLLRSMTNSQVLNQAHDMATQLMNEALKMKLTCVSSTRLAIKRQFEGAKLLHQKGDTDAAISVLTQCSLALCRSLQSPQSAVDTILPYMAESYTLLATWLQQSLESATPLKNITTLKELANAGAVDHEDHATLVSKLMERASELCPSSSEAWLAWGQYQYSRAQQNTHVKSLLTGALPVDDINRLADNLDELSGDLEMVLTADSTLSKKPAVLKRLVSEVQSRRILAISNYRGCLKAFFQYLNLRGSSSDQRHHRDTVDVTLRILCIFSRHLKEVDSEWIEILSEAIERTPSGAWRSITPQLLSLMQHGRPWLRALTSRLLSRLASEWPQLLVFPVAVGAAGLAWSWSTDPTSLEEPDKAEPEEKETEAKTCTASELQTVYQGMMDEMTTQVPNMVQDVRLLLTELRRLVLLWDELWVAVLQQIHPQVEQLLQKLQTQMQKLNKKTGLSETDKKELLQKHFIVLFKPVLLVLEAITDITNVPPQTPHENWFTQRYSKTIIDGIENLKEGCNSERAVTELWLPFKNMLQQLQHISYRRSVLKLDDVSPALRQMRDTKIPMPGVNDSKQGSTLFIKSVENVIIVLPTKTKPKKFLFVGTDGKRYAYLFKGMEDLHLDQRIMQVLSLTNVLLSESKNRYRARHYGVIPLGPRSGLIQWVEGVTPLFALYKRWLQRQAANTTQGKGEKDNNVTAVPRPSELFYNKLTPLLEAEGLSADPRQRNQWPIDILRRVQAELMEETPKDLVAREMWAGSVNAEQWWSSTLRFGQSCAVTSVIGYIIGLGDRHLDNVLVDLRCGEVVHIDYNVCFEKGRQLRVPENVPFRMTANIQHALGAAGTGLEGTFRLSSIDVMRMMRENQELFKILLEHFVYDPLIDWRTPVPSTSHESTLIPLYVVNPALATRCSIQKRNAEADATFKLFELRMSELGPDWSFNHNDMTTVLSALKDTSSAWEEVHNQIERLQEEVQDLHQDRLVLFDVRSDKNHVMRQPQQLSGILLPLRTAWEGEKNVRVALRALVEDNAKWTQLYIMAFSSLNSGQLKQWADQTSSTSVLAESNETGFPLVVEFLNTSGQTVLAHQGQLLDQQVRTFKESQQMAASVVINLLGTYSSLAAQYPSDNLEAHRTRLFSVWANDLEENLCTETCQRLVAAFQNNFDIESPVLAAKQQRIIDFNLSLRRLLNEASMRLHQASLQLAEEDVHSGSNERIMKLREALSEYRSLHGQQSVNCAVLESLYRVYQEIDSIQSQSIGTFDTVMVACGQACCVSEFLSMSDSTDETISNEVTALKLLDQLHQDMQEFIFNGTTIVLPELIRLFECSDKSVLQLHEELEVLCIDINLTKMEMTRLRFQDLLGEGIDGEVRLTQGQMLLLCLNGLFEKVESGLVKLANYLKTMPAVENHMELLEETQHRMVFLRKTEFDNLEDTLLGQRLMLMMSLFQSCSDWAVGFQTGQISRELQQDSFVDKFQRMANAWVVQFLSGATSFCLARLCIRLAEHPSTNEEAPSCIEDLITMKRNSIKSLEFNEEQLDGASVLKLITDLIEVQWRKCESVKLARQRQEIDQCLAQLLQQQLSAHSWLHDTNAGINSPCGLFIHNLKQSLSVLLSQSPQLTELHQQLTQLATQVEQRLKWAAGANSNILKVLNEFTEMQSKCLLQLQSISSLATGLASVSSAILHYESFRTRTPEALAADSTFIQLLSQCQDVCLLKDCGTNGRLTDAEVRLARRINVGEDGATDDWINQTEKSISDKILLSKERMTELLSIQSARVEELHQLNGTMRSQLAVHHQLISDVRSILKTMAKCETENGPVSQYLEKYRLFSECCSLLSRHLAAKDYDSKKITEIQSEIGILQQTTSDIYEGLQQLCGVLTKTEQPVRNSNEVNAIAASIWHRVRLKLEGRDPDPNKQLTVEEQVDAIIEEATNVDNLALLYEGWTPWV; from the exons ATGGATCGAGTTCTCCAC GAAGAATTTGAAAATGGAAACCCCCAAGAAGATGGTAAGAAAATGTTCGATCCAGAAGACTACAGTGGCACTGATTCTGATGAAGATGAAGTCCAATATggagcaagaagaagaaagccAGACAAAGCAGCACTGAGAGGAAACAA GTTGTATGGCGATAAAACTCAAGGAAGAGGAAAAGTCTTAATATTCTCTCCTTCTCCTAATCATGAAAATGGAAGAGGTAGAGGAAGAGATTACATTAGAACAAGGGGACGTGGTTCACGAGGGACTCTATCTGAAGATCATGAAGATGGAGCAAACTACTCCAGAAAGAATTTTCGGAGCAAAGCTTATGACAAATCCACTGACTTGGCCGAAAATTTCTCATCAGAAGACGGACGAATTGGCCGCCAGTTACGTCTGCTTTCTAGAGAAACGGATGAAGAAGTTATATGCAAAATTTGCCAGCAGTTACAA GAAGCATTCTTGTTGCAAGACAACCTTCGCTATATTCGGTACAATCTCATTCCGATTGCCAATAGCCTTATAGAAACATACAAGGTAGCAAATAGTGCTCAAGCTCGACAAGCCATATCTTTGGCCATATCTAAGCTGGGATATGTTTCGGATCATGACTTTAACAG TTTTGCCAAATGGATTTTGTCTGCTTATCAGAAAGAGGCAAATGAAAAGGTTTGCTGTTCCATAATGGATGCATTAACTGAA ATGCTGAAGCTGAACGAAAAGAATTCGcgtttaaaaaatgttgacaCG CTGTTGCTTCCTGGACTTCAATCAGCCTTGGAGTCGGCAGATACTCCTGATCTATTTGAATCAAGTCTTAACCCAGTACTGTTGATTGCTGTGAAGAATCCTACATCATTTCTTCCTTGTTTCAGG GACACAGTAGATATTTTAGTTGGTTGGTTTGTTGATCCTGCCCAACCAGTGAAAGTAGTTCGATCGGCCACCAGGGCCCTTCAGATCTTGCGGCCTTTCTGGAAAGAAGACCTGTCATTCTCCAAGACATTACTTTCCCAATTTTTGGAAGATTTAGATGCCTACGCAGCA GAAACGAATGCGCTCTTGGTAACCCCAGTTTCTCCCGGTGAAGATGTTTTGGCGGTTTCTTTACGAAAAATCGCCTCACTTTTAAG TGTGTTCATGGTTGTTGGAGCCCAGGTCTGCGTGCTGCCGGAGACAGCTATATTTTCACCTGGCTTTCTCAATAACGCATTGTTGAAAGTAAGCTTTTGCGCAGGGGACTTGCTGCGTCAAGTCGGAAAACTGGATGAAACGGACGTTGAAGGAAATGCTTTAGGGGATACAATCCAGTTTG CAAATGGATGCACCTCACTGTTGGTAGGGTGGCTGGGTAATCGGGTATCCCCAGAAGCTGTGAAGTCTTGTTTCGATTTTCTGGAAGACCAAGTCAAATCAGCAACTAAATATGAGTACCCTCTTTTAATCAGTATGCTTCAGTTGATGACTAGCTTGGCTGAGCAACATATAGTTTCCTCGCATCTCCCTCTTGAAACCATCCAAAGTTGGATGGAGGTAGCCAGTTGGCTAATTCGTTCTACGCGCAGCCGCGAAGTTCTTACGCACGTGGCCAAATTACTGCGCGCTGTGGTTAAAgtgaaaaatgtttcattgCTGATCGAAGTTTACAG GCGTTTGGCAACAGACCTGGACAACTGTTTTACAACTTTAAAGGAAAATAGCAAGGGCAAAGTTCATGTCTGCAGTGAAACTGAAGAAAATGCTTTATTGCTGCTTTCTCCATTGGCTGATCTCG GCCGAAGTAGCAGTCTTGTCGGCATGTGGGCCTTGGAGCCAAGCTTACTGGAGTTATTGGCCGGAAAACTCCAGCCAGCTGATCAAATTCAGTTTCTCTACCATAATCACCCAGCTTTATGTTTG GGAATCCTGAGAGTACTGCACTGCCATGCCAAAAGTCATAGTCACTTTGTAGCGAATAGTTGTTTGCTGATAAATGCCTCTTCCGGCAGCAAAAACTTGCACGGATGCATTTCTCCTACGAGCGGGAATTTATCGctcattttgaatttattgGCGGACCTTTGTTTGGGTTTGCATCGCGCTTCCACTTGCGAAGCTAGCAAAATACTTATACTGCAATGGTCAGGACAGTTGTTAGATACGTGCAAGCCTTGTACGTCTCAGTTAAACCAGTCAGAGCTGTTTCAACGTTTCCTCTCGTCGGTTGTTGGATTTTGCGAATCGGCATGCTCACGACATCCATTCGCCGTGGAATTATTGCTGGTGTCACTGTTGGATCTACCGGATATCACCGTTAAG ACGGATCTGGCCTCCCAGATAGCCATGATTTGTATTAATCAAATACGCAACCAGTCGCACTCCAGCAACTTCCTCCACTTGCTCGGACGGTTTCCATCGCAGATCGTGCAGCTTGCCATTTGCCGGACGAAGAATGATTTGCTGACTggtttatcactttcttcgTGGGTGCAGAACGAAACGCCAATTACAGCCCGTAGTAGTTTACAGTTTTTCGACCTCATCTTTAAAG GTGTACCCGTTGCATCGTTTGAATCCATTTACAGCTTCTACGTTGGAAGTAGTAAGAATAACATTGCTCAACCGACTAATTGTGATCTTCCCTTGTGGCTCGCTGTGCAGTCTGCTTTACTTTGCGTCAATAGCAAATTGCGCACTCCGCTTGGGAAGGCACAAGACACATTTCTTGCCATCGAAG ACGCCATTAAATCTGCGGCGGGCCGGCCCTCTGGCCAGGAAACTGTAACCGAGCAGAACTTGGCTCAATTAAGCCGAATTCGTCTTTTGTTGTCATTCTACGAAATGCTGGAAAAATTCATGTACAACGCATTTGACGGATGCAGCATCGCTTTACCGCTAGCGCCAAAG GCTATACGGGTTTTCTTCCGAACTAATCAGACAACGTGCCAAGAATGGGTTAACCGGATGGGCTCGTCCGCCTTAACGGCATCCGTCCGTGCTGGTCGGCATGCCAGCGCTGTCAGATTTGGCCTCAACTTGCTCACCCATTGGACTCATAGTCGTCGAGCAGTTG ATATTGCTGAGTTGGAGAATATACTCCAACAAATTGTTCAAAGTATGATTAAATTGGGTGCGTTTCAACAAATTCGAGGACTCAAGTCCTGGATACTGGCACCTAAACAAGCAGAGTTTTTTCAGTCGATAGATGTAGAATTCTTGGAAGCAGCTGCGCTTCAAGCCGAGTCAAA ATACGAAAATGCCATCGAATTGTATTCTAAAATCGAAGGCCAACCTTCAACATTTATATGCAGCCAA GTGATCGATTCTTACCTGGCCTTGTCAGACTGGGAAGGTTTCGCAGAGTGGAAGAGCCACGCCGCTGATTGGCTAGGGAATGTACcccaacagaaaaaacaaattgcagaTCTCATGGAAGCTTTTGATCGTAATGGTCAATTGCAATGGCCAGAAAAGTCCTCGTCAGCGATGGAGGTTCAGTGGACAGTAGATAGTTTGATGAATGAAGCAAAAAGCGGACTGTCTATGGCCGCCAATCAAATTAGATCCGCCCGTTCCGTCTATTTAGCTCCTACCTCTTCCTGGAAAGTAATGGAATTTTTGGTGGGATCTAGCTTGGAGCTGTTGAATTTGACCGTGGAAGACAAGTTGACTAGCTTACTACCGCTGGCTCATGCCCTGTCATACAAGAACGAGTCTGCCTACGCTTGGATGCAACACACCCACGCTGTCCTCAAAGGTGCCAGCTGTACCGGATTAAAGTTTGCTTCCAGCAATATCGGCGTCGAGTGGTCACGCTGGCTTCTTTGGTATTCTTCATTGGATAGACAAGCTTCCGATATTGCGATTGCTTGCGCTGAGGTGGATCTATCCATCGTGCCACAAGCTCGCGTTGAAGGAAATTTGCGTTTAGCCGAGCGTCAACTGCTACGGAGCATGACCAACTCCCAGGTTCTTAATCAGGCTCATGACATGGCCACGCAGCTAATGAACGAAGCTCTCAAGATGAAGCTTACCTGCGTTAGCAGCACCCGCCTGGCTATTAAAAGACAATTTGAAGGCGCTAAACTTTTGCATCA GAAAGGCGATACGGATGCTGCCATTAGCGTCCTTACCCAATGTTCCTTAGCCTTGTGTCGTTCATTGCAAAGTCCTCAGTCCGCCGTTGACACCATTTTACCATACATGGCCGAATCCTACACTTTGTTGGCAACATGGCTTCAACAGAGCTTAGAAAGCGCCACGCCCCTGAAAAATATTACAACCTTGAAGGAATTGGCCAACGCGGGAGCCGTTGATCATGAAGATCACGCTACATTGGTCAGCAAGTTAATGGAACGAGCGTCAGAACTCTGCCCATCTTCGTCCGAGGCTTGGCTAGCTTGGGGTCAATATCAATATTCACGAGCCCAGCAAAATACGCACGTAAAATCGCTGCTGACGGGAGCTTTACCAGTCGACGACATCAATCGTCTAGCCGATAACTTAGACGAATTGTCTGGTGATCTCGAAATGGTCTTAACAGCGGATTCAACTCTTAGTAAAAAACCGGCCGTGCTGAAGCGTCTGGTTTCGGAAGTTCAAAGCCGTCGAATTTTGGCTATTAGCAACTATAGGGGATGCTTGAAGGCTTTCTTTCAGTATTTGAATCTTCGAGGATCGAGCAGCGATCAACGTCATCACCGTGATACGGTAGATGTGACGCTTCGCATTCTGTGCATCTTCAGCCGTCATCTCAAAGAAGTCGATAGCGAATGGATTGAGATTCTATCCGAAGCAATTGAACGTACACCTTCAGGGGCGTGGCGTTCAATTACTCCACAACTACTCTCCCTTATGCAACATGGCCGGCCATGGTTGCGAGCTTTGACAAGCAGACTACTTAGCCGTTTGGCGTCCGAGTGGCCCCAATTGCTCGTCTTCCCAGTTGCAGTCGGAGCCGCTGGATTAGCTTGGTCTTGGTCAACTGATCCTACCA GTTTGGAGGAGCCGGATAAGGCTGAACCCGAGGAAAAGGAAACAGAAGCCAAAACTTGCACCGCTTCTGAATTACAGACTGTGTATCAAGGGATGATGGACGAGATGACGACACAAGTACCCAATATGGTGCAAGATGTTCGGCTGCTGCTGACGGAACTTCGTCGTTTAGTGCTCCTATGGGACGAACTTTGGGTTGCGGTATTGCAACAAATACATCCGCAAGTCGAACAGCTGCTGCAGAAATTGCAAACACAAATGCAGAAACTCAACAAGAAAACTGGCTTGAGCGAGACAGACAAGAAAGAGCTACtgcaaaaacattttattgtGCTTTTTAAACCG GTTTTGTTGGTGCTCGAAGCTATAACTGACATCACAAACGTGCCTCCACAGACTCCACATGAAAACTGGTTTACTCAACGCTATA GTAAAACGATTATCGACGGCATTGAAAATCTTAAGGAGGGTTGCAACTCGGAGCGTGCAGTTACCGAACTGTGGCTTCCATTTAAGAATATGCTTCAGCAGCTACAACATATCAGCTATCGCCGCTCTGTTCTTAAACTGGATGATGTTAGCCCAGCTTTACGGCAAATGAGAG ATACGAAAATTCCGATGCCTGGTGTTAATGATAGCAAACAAGGTTCTACTTTATTCATCAAATCAGTCGAAAACGTCATCATTGTGCTGCCTACTAAAACTAAACCCAAGAAATTTTTGTTCGTCGGGACCGACGGCAAACG ATATGCCTACTTGTTCAAAGGCATGGAAGACTTGCACTTGGACCAACGCATCATGCAGGTTTTATCCCTAACCAATGTGCTTCTTTCCGAGTCCAAAAATCGCTATCGAGCTCGTCATTATGGTGTTATTCCCTTGGGGCCTCGTTCGGGATTGATTCAGTGGGTTGAGGGCGTGACACCTCTTTTTGCGCTTTATAAACGCTGGTTGCAACGACAAGCAGCGAATACCACCCAGGGTAAAGGAGAGAAAG ATAACAATGTCACAGCCGTCCCGCGGCCATCGGAATTGTTTTACAACAAGTTGACTCCGCTACTGGAGGCGGAAGGCCTAAGTGCCGATCCGCGCCAGCGTAATCAGTGGCCAATTGACATTCTTCGTCGCGTACAGGCCGAATTAATGGAAGAAACTCCGAAAGATCTAGTTGCACG GGAGATGTGGGCTGGCAGTGTGAACGCTGAGCAATGGTGGTCCTCAACTCTTCGTTTTGGACAGTCGTGTGCAGTAACATCAGTGATAGGTTACATCATTGGACTCGGTGACCGTCATTTGGACAATGTTTTGGTCGACTTGCGTTGTGGAGAG GTCGTTCACATAGACTATAACGTCTGTTTCGAGAAGGGTCGGCAACTTCGAGTTCCTGAAAATGTGCCGTTCCGAATGACAGCTAATATCCAGCATGCATTGGGGGCTGCCGGAACAG GGTTGGAAGGGACGTTTCGCTTGTCATCCATAGATGTCATGAGAATGATGAGAGAAAATCAAGAGCTGTTTAAAATTCTGCTGGAACATTTCGTTTATGATCCACTCATTGACTGGCGAACTCCAGTTCCGTCTACCTCGCATGAATCGACTTTGATTCCCCTATACGTGGTTAATCCAGCCCTTGCAACTCGTTGTTCAATCCAGAAACGAAATGCTGAAGCAGACGCTACCTTTAAGCTTTTCGAGCTACGAATGTCAGAGCTGGGGCCTGATTGGTCATTCAATCACAATGACATGACAACCGTGCTTAGTGCGTTGAAAGATACTTCTTCTGCCTGGGAGGAAGTTCACAATCAAATTGAAAg GTTGCAGGAAGAAGTTCAAGATCTTCATCAAGACCGTCTCGTTCTCTTCGATGTTCGTTCCGATAAAAATCACGTTATGCGTCAGCCTCAGCAGTTATCTGGTATCCTGCTGCCTCTACGTACTGCTTGGGAAGGCGAGAAGAACGTCCGAGTTGCACTTAGAGCATTGGTTGAAGACAATGCCAAATGGACTCAACTTTATATT ATGGCGTTCTCTTCGTTGAATTCAGGCCAGCTGAAGCAATGGGCCGATCAAACAAGTTCTACGTCTGTATTGGCCGAGTCGAATGAAACAGGATTCCCACTTGTAGTAGAATTCTTGAATACGTCGGGACAAACTGTCTTGGCTCATCAAGGGCAGTTGTTAGATCAGCAG GTGCGGACTTTCAAGGAGAGTCAACAAATGGCAGCATCGGTTGTCATAAACCTTTTGGGAACCTACTCGTCGTTAGCTGCCCAATATCCTTCTGATAACCTAGAAGCTCACAG AACTCGACTGTTTTCCGTGTGGGCCAACGATCTCGAGGAGAATTTATGTACTGAGACTTGCCAGCGTTTGGTGGCGGCTTTTCAAAACAACTTCGACATAGAATCGCCCGTTCTTGCAGCGAAACAACAGCGAATCATCGATTTCAATTTATCTCTACGTCGGTTGCTAAACGAAGCTTCTATGCGTCTACATCAGGCCTCGCTGCAGTTGGCGGAAGAGGACGTACATAGTGGATCGAATGAACGCATAATG AAATTGCGAGAAGCCTTGAGTGAATATCGTTCGCTACATGGCCAGCAATCCGTAAACTGCGCTGTGCTTGAAAGCTTGTATCGAGTGTATCAGGAGATAGACTCTATCCAATCTCAATCGATTGGTACTTTTGATACTGTGATGGTTGCATGCGGTCAAGCCTGTTGCGTATCTGAATTTCTGTCGATGAGTGATTCTACAGATGAAACCATTTCAA ATGAAGTGACAGCATTAAAACTACTGGACCAATTACACCAAGACATGCAAGAATTCATCTTTAACGGCACGACTATAGTTCTTCCGGAATTGATTCGACTTTTTGAGTGCTCCGATAAGAGTGTTTTGCAACTTCACGAAGAACTTGAAGTTCTTTGCATTGACATAAATCTCACAAAA ATGGAGATGACGAGACTACGCTTCCAAGACTTGCTGGGAGAAGGTATTGATGGTGAAGTCCGCTTAACTCAAGGACAAATGCTTCTATTGTGCCTCAACGGTCTCTTTGAGAAAGTTGAATCCGGATTAGTCAAATTGGCAAATTATTTGAAAACTATGCCAGCAGTTGAAAATCATATGGAGCTCCTTGAAGAAACCCAACATAGAATGGTATTTTTACGA AAAACAGAGTTCGACAATTTGGAAGACACTCTTTTGGGACAGCGCCTCATGTTGATGATGTCTCTCTTCCAAAGCTGCTCAGACTGGGCGGTGGGATTCCAAACAGGCCAAATATCTCGAGAATTGCAGCAAGATTCATTTGTTGACAAGTTCCAGAGAATGGCGAATGCCTGGGTAGTTCAGTTTCTCTCTGGCGCTACTTCTTTCTGCCTTGCCCGTCTCTGCATCCGTCTGGCTGAACATCCGTCTACCAATGAGGAAGCCCCATCTTGTATTGAAGATTTAATCACCATGAAGAGAAATTCGATTAAATCGCTTGAGTTTAATGAAGAGCAACTGGATGGAGCCTCCGTATTGAAGCTGATCACTGATTTGATTGAAGTGCAGTGGCGTAAATGCGAATCGGTTAAATTGGCACGACAAAGACAAGAAATCGATCAGTGTTTAGCGCAGTTATTGCAACAGCAATTGTCAGCCCATTCGTGGCTACACGACACCAATGCGGGCATCAACTCGCCATGTGGCCTATTTATCCATAATCTCAAACAGTCACTTTCTGTTTTATTGTCGCAATCACCGCAATTGACAGAGCTTCACCAACAGCTGACGCAGTTAGCCACTCAAGTAGAACAGCGACTAAAATGGGCAGCTGGAGCCAATTCAAATATTCTCAAG gTTCTTAATGAATTTACCGAGATGCAAAGTAAATGTCTTCTGCAGTTGCAGTCAATCTCATCCTTAGCTACTGGATTGGCAAGCGTCAGCAGTGCTATTTTGCATTACGAATCTTTCCGTACGAGGACTCCTGAAGCCCTTGCAGCTGACTCGACATTTATTCAA TTACTGTCTCAGTGCCAAGACGTTTGTTTGCTGAAGGACTGTGGTACCAACGGTCGATTGACAGATGCCGAA